A stretch of Acidobacteriota bacterium DNA encodes these proteins:
- a CDS encoding DUF4118 domain-containing protein has product MIANPTIVALALLLVVLVVAARAARWVAVVISVLAMLAFNFFFLPPVGTFTIADPQNWVVLFTFLAVSLAASHLSAVARSRTDEAVVRRDELARLFDLSRDVLVITSGAEAIPMLARSIAQRFDLEFVAIALPRGPEWDVYEAGAASVAIDRKHLSDAFAAARAVLEFDAYARTYAGHRTIDVDGRAVRLVPLRVGTAPSGILAASGRPIEAGTLDALGGVVALAIERATFLEERKAGELARQGDALKTALLASVGHDLRTPLTAIQIAAANIQSPHLTDADRRDQSELILGEVERLNRLFQNILEMARIDAGAVAAEFRPVHPSELVAAARAQVEQALRSHTVHVNVDRDEPVRLDPRLTAAALAQVLENAARYTPAGASITVHASATEEGMKVSVKDEGLGIAAADLPHLFDRFYRGEAARARAGGTGMGLWIARGLLAAERGRVWAENDPGGGARFTIVVPPAQAVAEAGATRS; this is encoded by the coding sequence GTGATCGCCAATCCCACTATCGTCGCGCTGGCGCTCCTGCTGGTGGTGCTGGTGGTGGCCGCGCGGGCGGCGAGATGGGTGGCGGTCGTCATCTCGGTGCTGGCGATGTTGGCGTTCAATTTTTTCTTCCTGCCGCCGGTGGGGACGTTCACGATTGCGGACCCGCAGAACTGGGTGGTGCTGTTCACCTTTCTCGCGGTGAGCCTGGCGGCCAGTCACCTGTCGGCGGTGGCGAGATCGCGTACCGACGAAGCCGTGGTGCGGCGTGATGAACTGGCGCGGCTGTTTGACTTGAGCCGTGACGTGCTGGTGATTACCAGCGGCGCAGAGGCGATTCCCATGCTGGCCCGGTCGATTGCGCAGCGCTTCGATCTGGAGTTTGTTGCGATCGCGTTGCCCCGAGGGCCGGAATGGGACGTCTACGAGGCCGGGGCAGCCTCGGTCGCCATCGACCGGAAACACCTGTCGGACGCGTTTGCGGCCGCCCGCGCCGTGCTGGAATTTGACGCGTACGCCCGCACGTACGCCGGCCACCGGACCATCGATGTGGATGGCCGCGCCGTTCGGTTGGTGCCGCTTCGAGTGGGGACCGCTCCCAGCGGAATACTGGCCGCTTCGGGTCGGCCGATTGAAGCCGGTACCCTGGACGCGCTCGGCGGTGTGGTGGCGCTCGCCATTGAACGTGCGACGTTTCTGGAGGAACGAAAGGCCGGGGAACTGGCGCGACAGGGGGACGCGCTGAAAACGGCTCTCCTGGCTTCGGTCGGCCACGACCTGCGCACACCGCTCACGGCGATCCAGATCGCGGCAGCCAACATCCAGAGTCCGCACCTGACCGACGCCGATCGACGGGACCAGAGCGAGTTGATTCTCGGCGAGGTCGAACGGTTGAACCGGCTGTTCCAGAACATTCTTGAGATGGCGCGTATCGACGCGGGAGCTGTGGCCGCCGAGTTTCGTCCGGTACATCCATCGGAACTGGTGGCGGCCGCGCGTGCACAGGTCGAACAGGCCTTGCGAAGCCACACGGTGCACGTCAACGTGGATCGCGACGAACCCGTCCGGTTGGATCCGCGCCTGACAGCCGCTGCGCTGGCCCAGGTGCTGGAAAACGCCGCGCGGTATACGCCCGCCGGCGCCTCGATCACAGTCCATGCCTCCGCCACTGAAGAGGGTATGAAGGTCAGCGTGAAAGACGAAGGGCTCGGGATTGCCGCTGCAGATCTGCCTCACCTCTTTGATCGGTTTTATCGAGGCGAGGCCGCGCGAGCGCGCGCGGGCGGCACGGGCATGGGACTGTGGATCGCCCGGGGGTTGCTGGCGGCCGAGCGGGGACGCGTCTGGGCCGAGAATGACCCGGGCGGCGGTGCCCGGTTTACGATCGTTGTGCCACCGGCGCAGGCCGTGGCCGAAGCGGGAGCCACGCGGTCATGA
- a CDS encoding response regulator transcription factor: protein MTPRDRILLVDDEVAIQRSVGPLLRSHGYDVDVAGTGADALKQFAADPPGLIVLDLGLPDMDGTDVCRRIRLASDVPIIVLSARGAEGDKVKALDLGADDYVAKPFGPAELLARIRVALRRVATQPHEDSGQLVAGDLTIDYDRRRVLRQGAEIRLTPKEFELLTLLARQHDRVLTHRAILKAIWGGNAVEQPEHLWTLVAQLRKKIEVDPAHPRYLRSEPWVGYRFATGSPEDL, encoded by the coding sequence ATGACACCTCGCGATCGGATCCTCCTGGTGGATGACGAAGTCGCGATTCAGCGGTCGGTTGGCCCTCTGCTGCGATCCCACGGCTACGACGTGGACGTGGCGGGCACCGGCGCCGACGCACTGAAGCAGTTTGCCGCCGATCCGCCCGGCTTGATCGTGCTGGATCTGGGACTGCCAGACATGGACGGCACCGACGTCTGCCGTCGCATCCGCCTGGCGTCGGACGTGCCCATCATTGTCTTGTCGGCGCGTGGTGCCGAAGGCGACAAGGTGAAAGCGCTCGACCTGGGGGCCGATGACTATGTGGCGAAGCCCTTCGGTCCGGCGGAACTGCTGGCGCGCATCCGCGTGGCGCTGCGGCGAGTGGCCACGCAACCGCACGAAGATTCAGGCCAGCTCGTGGCGGGCGATCTGACGATCGACTACGACCGGCGTCGGGTGCTGCGACAGGGTGCCGAGATCCGGCTGACGCCGAAGGAGTTCGAACTGCTCACGCTGCTGGCGCGGCAGCACGATCGGGTGCTGACGCATCGCGCCATCCTGAAAGCCATCTGGGGCGGGAACGCCGTGGAACAGCCGGAACATCTCTGGACGCTCGTGGCCCAGTTGCGCAAGAAGATCGAAGTCGATCCCGCGCACCCCCGTTACCTGCGCAGCGAACCCTGGGTCGGCTACCGGTTCGCCACAGGGTCGCCCGAAGACCTCTGA
- a CDS encoding porin produces the protein MDRARSVFLFVALLAAATASPAAGQPAQPAAPATASPAQTAPSGPLGHLSFGATFEGYYQFNWNRPPDRVMPLRAYDTRSNVFSIQQTAIVIESAPSVADGRRFGARVDLQFGQATETVQGNGANEPRPDAYRHLWQAYGTYVFPVGRGLQADFGKFASNLGYETNYAKDNNHFSRAYLFNFLPFYHMGVRLTLPVSDKVTLMYALTNGIQQTEDFNTFKSSHVTAIIKPVSSLAWTTSYYAGREQPDGGLPDGPDGVFRVIDSYVTYTATPKLTLGLDANYVTNEVQKADESISLQGTGAYARYQVSAPAAVSLRYERLDDEGLFGGIEQVLQEFTATFEHKFADGFLARAEFRRDWSNVRFFPGSRSGNLRRHQNTALVGLVWWFGNKSGAW, from the coding sequence ATGGACCGTGCTCGATCAGTCTTCCTTTTCGTCGCATTGCTCGCGGCGGCGACCGCAAGCCCAGCCGCAGGGCAGCCAGCGCAGCCCGCCGCGCCGGCGACGGCGTCGCCCGCACAGACCGCCCCGTCGGGCCCGCTCGGCCACCTTTCGTTCGGCGCCACCTTCGAGGGGTATTACCAGTTCAACTGGAATCGTCCTCCAGACCGCGTCATGCCATTGCGCGCATACGACACACGCTCGAACGTGTTCAGCATTCAGCAGACGGCCATCGTGATCGAAAGCGCACCGTCAGTGGCTGACGGCCGGCGGTTCGGGGCTCGGGTTGATCTCCAATTCGGCCAGGCGACCGAGACGGTGCAGGGCAACGGGGCCAACGAGCCACGGCCGGACGCGTATCGGCACCTGTGGCAGGCGTACGGGACGTATGTGTTTCCCGTGGGCCGAGGGCTGCAGGCCGACTTTGGCAAGTTCGCTTCAAACCTCGGGTACGAAACGAACTACGCCAAGGACAACAACCACTTCTCGCGTGCGTATCTCTTTAACTTCCTGCCGTTCTACCACATGGGCGTACGCCTGACGCTGCCGGTCTCAGACAAGGTGACCCTCATGTACGCCCTGACCAACGGTATTCAACAGACGGAAGATTTCAACACCTTCAAGAGCAGCCACGTTACCGCAATCATCAAGCCCGTCTCGAGTCTGGCATGGACGACGAGTTACTACGCGGGCCGCGAGCAACCCGATGGCGGGCTGCCTGACGGCCCCGACGGCGTCTTCAGGGTCATCGATAGCTACGTGACGTACACCGCAACGCCCAAACTCACGCTGGGCCTCGATGCGAACTACGTCACCAACGAAGTCCAGAAGGCTGACGAGTCGATCTCACTCCAGGGCACGGGCGCGTATGCGCGCTACCAGGTGTCTGCGCCCGCGGCAGTCTCTCTCCGGTATGAGCGGCTCGACGATGAGGGGCTGTTTGGCGGAATCGAGCAGGTACTCCAGGAATTCACGGCGACGTTTGAGCACAAGTTCGCGGACGGGTTTCTGGCCCGCGCCGAGTTCAGGCGCGACTGGTCGAACGTGCGGTTCTTCCCCGGGTCGAGGTCCGGGAACCTGCGCAGGCACCAGAACACGGCATTGGTCGGGCTTGTCTGGTGGTTCGGCAACAAGTCGGGCGCCTGGTAG
- the kdpF gene encoding K(+)-transporting ATPase subunit F — translation MVRQQVGRLVGADMNLIALLLSIAAFVYLVYAMLRPEEF, via the coding sequence GTGGTTCGGCAACAAGTCGGGCGCCTGGTAGGAGCTGACATGAATCTCATCGCATTGTTACTGAGCATCGCGGCTTTCGTGTACCTGGTCTACGCGATGCTGCGACCTGAAGAATTCTGA
- the kdpA gene encoding potassium-transporting ATPase subunit KdpA, with product MSTEYVAITFTIVFTIATSLLLGRYMFKVFTGLHTWLDPVLVPVERLVLRVTGVDANEQQTWKQYSVSLLVSNVVMWIATFAIVLLQRGLPLNPDGIANMEATLAFNTSSSFVTNTNLQHYSGETGLSYFTQMFVITFLQFVTAATGMAACIAIIRGLAGSRLTHLGSFYVDMTRAAVRVLLPLALVVGTLLIWQGTPVTFDGAVTATTLEGETQTIARGVVAPEVSIKQLGTNGGGYFGPNSTHPYENPTPLSNLVQTWSISIIPMAMVWTLGYMVTRRRLAVVVFATMLALYIPMVTFAVVQEAGGNPAIAAMGVDQATGSMEGKEVRFGAGLSAMWAVTTTATSNGSVNAMHDSMTPLGGLMPMAGMWLNNIFGGVGVGFINMLIFVIVTVFIAGMMIGRTPEFLGKKVEAKEMKLASVALLWHPLAILGGTAVACYVWATTADPGTALGWLKNPGAHGFSEMLYEFSSAAANNGSGFEGLGDNTPFWNISTGVVMLLSRYIPIIAPLALAGVLAAKPAAPETAGSLRADSAMFGFTLWAVVVILGLLMFMPVAVLGPIAEHLAL from the coding sequence ATGAGTACCGAGTACGTCGCCATTACATTCACCATCGTGTTCACCATCGCCACGAGCCTGCTCCTCGGGCGCTACATGTTCAAGGTGTTCACCGGCCTGCACACGTGGCTTGACCCCGTGCTTGTGCCGGTAGAACGTCTCGTCCTTCGCGTCACCGGCGTCGACGCGAACGAGCAACAAACCTGGAAGCAGTACTCGGTGTCGCTGCTGGTCTCGAACGTGGTCATGTGGATCGCGACATTCGCCATTGTCTTGCTGCAGCGCGGCCTGCCACTCAACCCCGATGGGATTGCGAACATGGAGGCGACGCTCGCGTTCAACACGAGCTCGAGTTTTGTCACCAACACCAACCTGCAGCACTACAGCGGTGAGACCGGCCTCTCGTACTTCACGCAGATGTTTGTAATCACGTTCCTGCAGTTCGTCACGGCGGCCACCGGCATGGCGGCGTGCATCGCGATCATCCGCGGCCTGGCCGGAAGTCGGCTGACGCACCTGGGCAGTTTTTACGTGGACATGACTCGTGCCGCAGTCCGCGTCCTCCTGCCGCTCGCGCTGGTGGTCGGCACTCTTCTGATCTGGCAGGGCACGCCCGTGACGTTTGACGGGGCGGTCACGGCCACGACCCTGGAAGGGGAGACGCAGACGATTGCACGCGGTGTGGTCGCGCCCGAGGTGTCAATCAAGCAACTGGGCACCAACGGCGGCGGCTACTTCGGTCCGAACTCGACCCACCCCTATGAGAACCCGACGCCGCTCTCGAACCTCGTCCAGACCTGGTCGATCAGCATCATTCCGATGGCCATGGTGTGGACGCTGGGGTACATGGTCACACGCCGTCGGCTGGCGGTGGTGGTGTTCGCGACGATGCTGGCGCTGTACATCCCGATGGTGACGTTCGCGGTGGTCCAGGAGGCCGGAGGGAATCCGGCGATTGCGGCCATGGGTGTGGATCAGGCCACCGGATCGATGGAAGGCAAGGAAGTCCGGTTCGGCGCCGGTCTCTCGGCGATGTGGGCGGTCACGACCACGGCGACGTCCAACGGGTCCGTGAACGCCATGCACGATTCGATGACGCCGCTGGGAGGGCTCATGCCGATGGCCGGGATGTGGCTCAACAACATCTTCGGCGGTGTCGGCGTGGGTTTCATCAACATGTTGATCTTCGTCATCGTGACCGTGTTTATCGCGGGCATGATGATTGGCCGCACGCCGGAGTTCCTGGGCAAGAAAGTGGAGGCCAAAGAGATGAAGCTGGCGAGTGTGGCATTGCTGTGGCACCCACTCGCGATTCTCGGAGGGACAGCCGTGGCCTGTTACGTCTGGGCGACGACCGCCGATCCGGGCACGGCGCTGGGATGGCTGAAGAACCCGGGTGCGCACGGGTTCTCGGAGATGCTCTACGAGTTCTCGTCCGCGGCCGCCAACAACGGATCCGGGTTTGAAGGTCTGGGCGACAACACGCCGTTCTGGAACATCTCGACTGGTGTCGTGATGTTGCTGTCGCGGTACATCCCCATCATCGCTCCGCTGGCGTTGGCCGGTGTTCTTGCGGCCAAGCCGGCAGCCCCAGAGACTGCCGGGTCGCTGCGGGCCGACAGCGCGATGTTTGGATTCACCCTGTGGGCCGTGGTCGTCATTCTCGGCCTGTTGATGTTCATGCCGGTGGCTGTGCTCGGGCCGATTGCCGAACACCTGGCGTTGTAA
- the kdpC gene encoding potassium-transporting ATPase subunit KdpC codes for MLKQLKQGVLFTLATMLLFGGGYHVVLWAVGNVAFPAQAEGSLIRRADGTVVGSRLIAQKFTKPEYFRARPSGVDYNAASTGGTNYGPSNPDHLAAVRERLDAVTQQEGVTAAQVPSEMVTASGAGMDPHIPPAAADLQVARVAAARGVTPDRVRALVAAHTEAPTFGFLGRARVNVLELNLALDVTFGAPTSKEAGSSDPAK; via the coding sequence ATGTTGAAACAACTGAAACAAGGCGTCTTGTTCACGCTGGCCACGATGCTGCTGTTCGGCGGCGGATATCACGTGGTGCTCTGGGCCGTCGGCAATGTGGCTTTTCCGGCGCAGGCCGAAGGCAGCCTGATCCGGCGCGCCGACGGCACGGTCGTCGGGTCGCGGCTCATCGCGCAGAAGTTCACGAAGCCGGAGTACTTCCGCGCCCGGCCGTCGGGTGTGGACTACAACGCGGCGTCAACAGGCGGCACCAACTACGGACCGTCGAATCCCGATCACCTCGCGGCTGTGCGTGAGCGGCTCGATGCCGTGACACAACAAGAAGGTGTGACGGCGGCGCAGGTGCCGTCGGAAATGGTGACCGCCAGTGGCGCGGGTATGGATCCACACATTCCACCTGCGGCCGCCGACCTGCAGGTGGCGCGAGTGGCTGCGGCACGGGGCGTGACCCCGGACCGCGTCCGCGCCCTCGTCGCGGCGCACACCGAGGCCCCCACGTTCGGATTCCTCGGCCGCGCGCGCGTGAACGTACTGGAACTGAATCTCGCTCTGGACGTCACGTTTGGCGCCCCCACCAGCAAGGAGGCCGGGTCTTCAGACCCGGCGAAATAA
- the kdpB gene encoding potassium-transporting ATPase subunit KdpB, with translation MSSHTRSSSMWDAGIIRQAIWGSFRKLDPRIQIKNPVMFIVEVGSLLTTIIFIQELTGGGGTPLFTGQVAFWLWFTVLFANFAEAMAEGRGKAQADTLRKTRTETVANRVTSGTQTEKVAAASLRKNDVVMVQAMEFIPADGEIIEGVASVDESAITGESAPVIRESGGDRSAVTGGTRVLSDWIKVRVTSDPGHSFLDRMIALVEGASRQKTPNEIALNILLAVLTLIFLLVVVTLQPFAYYAGTEIPIPVLIALLVCLIPTTIGALISAIGIAGMDRLVQHNVLAMSGRAVEAAGDVNTLLLDKTGTITLGNRQASAFVPVGLVTEAELADAAQLSSLADETPEGRSIVILAKEKHGIRGRDMADRDAVFVPFTAQTRMSGINVEGREIRKGAADAIAKYVTANGGSVPDELRATVEAIARAGGTPLVVAERTRCLGVIHLKDIVKGGMRQRFDALRAMGIRTVMITGDNPLTAASIAKEAGVDDFLAEATPEDKMALIKREQADGKLVAMTGDGTNDAPALAQADVGVAMNSGTTAAKEAGNMVDLDSNPTKLIEIVEIGKQLLMTRGALTTFSISNDVAKYFAIIPAMFILAFPQLAVLNVMGLATPESAILSAVIFNAVIIIGLIPLALKGITYTPMGAAAILRRNLLIYGVGGVVLPFVGIKAIDMLLVAVGLA, from the coding sequence ATGTCATCGCACACTCGCAGCAGCTCGATGTGGGATGCCGGCATCATCCGGCAGGCGATCTGGGGTTCGTTCCGGAAGCTCGACCCACGAATCCAGATCAAGAACCCCGTGATGTTCATCGTGGAGGTGGGAAGCCTCCTTACGACCATCATCTTCATTCAGGAGTTGACCGGCGGTGGCGGCACGCCGCTGTTCACCGGCCAGGTCGCCTTCTGGTTGTGGTTCACGGTGTTGTTCGCCAACTTCGCTGAAGCCATGGCCGAAGGACGTGGCAAGGCGCAGGCCGATACACTGCGAAAGACGCGGACCGAAACGGTGGCCAACCGGGTCACGTCAGGCACACAGACAGAAAAGGTTGCGGCGGCCAGTCTCCGGAAGAACGATGTGGTTATGGTGCAGGCCATGGAGTTCATTCCTGCCGACGGGGAGATCATCGAGGGTGTGGCGTCAGTGGACGAATCGGCGATCACCGGCGAGTCGGCGCCTGTCATCCGTGAATCGGGCGGCGATCGATCGGCCGTGACCGGCGGCACCCGGGTGCTGTCGGACTGGATCAAGGTGCGTGTCACCTCCGACCCCGGCCATTCGTTTCTCGACCGGATGATCGCGCTCGTGGAAGGGGCTTCGCGGCAGAAGACGCCGAACGAGATCGCGCTCAACATTCTGCTGGCGGTGCTCACCTTGATCTTCCTGCTGGTGGTGGTGACGCTCCAGCCGTTTGCGTACTACGCGGGGACGGAGATCCCGATTCCGGTGTTAATCGCGCTTCTGGTGTGCCTGATTCCGACGACAATCGGCGCGCTGATTTCCGCGATTGGCATTGCAGGGATGGATCGGCTGGTGCAGCACAACGTACTGGCGATGTCCGGCCGGGCGGTAGAGGCCGCCGGTGATGTGAATACGCTGCTGCTCGACAAGACCGGCACCATCACTCTGGGGAATCGCCAGGCATCGGCGTTTGTCCCTGTCGGCCTCGTGACCGAGGCTGAGTTGGCCGACGCAGCGCAGTTGTCTTCGCTGGCCGACGAGACACCGGAAGGCCGGTCAATCGTGATCCTGGCGAAGGAGAAGCACGGCATTCGCGGCCGCGACATGGCCGACAGGGATGCCGTGTTTGTCCCGTTCACCGCCCAGACCCGCATGTCCGGCATCAACGTGGAAGGGCGGGAAATCCGCAAGGGCGCCGCAGACGCGATTGCGAAATACGTGACCGCCAACGGCGGGAGTGTGCCGGATGAACTGCGCGCAACGGTGGAAGCCATCGCACGGGCCGGAGGCACGCCCCTTGTGGTCGCGGAGCGCACACGATGCCTCGGAGTCATTCATCTCAAGGACATCGTGAAGGGTGGAATGCGGCAACGCTTCGACGCGTTGCGCGCCATGGGCATTCGCACGGTGATGATCACAGGCGACAACCCGCTGACGGCAGCGTCGATCGCGAAGGAAGCGGGCGTTGACGATTTCCTGGCCGAAGCAACTCCTGAAGACAAGATGGCACTGATCAAACGCGAACAGGCCGATGGCAAGCTCGTGGCGATGACCGGCGACGGCACAAACGACGCGCCTGCGCTGGCGCAGGCCGATGTCGGCGTCGCCATGAATTCTGGAACGACCGCCGCGAAGGAAGCGGGCAACATGGTGGACCTCGACTCGAACCCGACGAAGCTCATCGAGATCGTCGAGATCGGGAAACAACTGCTGATGACGAGAGGCGCGCTGACGACGTTCTCCATTTCGAATGACGTCGCGAAGTACTTTGCGATCATCCCGGCGATGTTCATCCTGGCGTTTCCCCAGCTGGCGGTGCTCAACGTGATGGGATTGGCGACGCCCGAGTCGGCTATTCTCTCGGCCGTGATCTTCAACGCGGTCATCATCATCGGCCTGATCCCGCTCGCGCTGAAGGGCATCACCTACACTCCGATGGGAGCCGCGGCAATTCTCCGAAGGAACCTTCTGATCTACGGTGTTGGCGGAGTGGTGCTGCCTTTTGTCGGCATCAAGGCGATCGACATGTTGCTCGTGGCTGTTGGTCTGGCCTGA
- a CDS encoding universal stress protein, producing the protein MSMADQRPTADALLARLKERDRPRLRIYIGAAPGVGKSYEMLQEGHALRARGLDVVIGLIETYDRPDTAAQVRDLEVVPRRKVEYRGSTLEEMDVEGIIARRPQVVIVDELAHTNVPGSRHTKRWEDVLELLEAGIHVMTAVNIQHLETLNDAVARATGVRVRETIPDTFLDRADEVINVDVTVEELRSRLREGKVYRPEKVEQALTNFFRKGNLSTLRELALRAVADEVGEKAASYRAREGLEPALIPERVMVCMSSNALAPRVLRTGARIAGRLGSKWFAVYVETPQESVGRLRDSHAATLKENIRLAEGLGATVVRVKASNAADGLVAFAQREGVTHVIFGQTARGRWELLWRGSTLNRFLSAVPDAAVQVVPLQEV; encoded by the coding sequence ATGTCCATGGCGGATCAACGTCCCACCGCCGACGCGCTGCTGGCGCGCCTGAAGGAGCGGGACCGCCCGCGCCTGCGGATCTACATTGGCGCCGCGCCTGGCGTGGGCAAAAGTTACGAGATGCTGCAGGAAGGCCACGCTCTGCGTGCGCGGGGCCTCGATGTGGTGATTGGGCTGATTGAAACCTACGACCGTCCGGATACCGCCGCGCAGGTGCGTGACCTGGAGGTGGTGCCGCGCCGAAAGGTGGAGTACCGGGGTTCAACGCTGGAGGAGATGGACGTCGAAGGGATCATCGCGCGTCGGCCGCAGGTGGTGATCGTGGACGAGCTTGCTCACACGAATGTGCCGGGCAGCCGCCATACGAAGCGCTGGGAAGACGTGCTGGAGCTGCTTGAAGCCGGCATTCACGTCATGACGGCCGTGAACATCCAGCACCTCGAGACTCTCAACGACGCGGTCGCGCGCGCTACCGGCGTGCGCGTCCGGGAGACCATTCCAGACACCTTCCTCGACCGCGCCGACGAGGTGATCAACGTCGATGTCACGGTCGAAGAACTGCGCAGCCGGCTGCGGGAAGGCAAGGTCTATCGACCCGAGAAGGTCGAGCAGGCCCTGACGAACTTCTTCCGCAAGGGCAATCTGTCCACGCTGCGCGAGTTGGCACTCCGGGCCGTGGCCGACGAGGTTGGCGAAAAGGCCGCCAGCTATCGGGCGCGTGAAGGACTGGAGCCGGCGCTGATTCCTGAGCGCGTCATGGTCTGCATGAGCTCCAACGCCCTGGCGCCGCGAGTGCTTCGGACAGGCGCCCGGATCGCCGGCCGCCTCGGCTCGAAGTGGTTTGCGGTGTACGTGGAGACGCCACAGGAGTCGGTGGGCCGCCTGAGAGACAGTCATGCGGCAACGCTCAAGGAGAACATCCGCCTTGCCGAGGGCCTGGGCGCCACGGTGGTGCGCGTGAAGGCGTCGAACGCAGCGGATGGGTTGGTCGCGTTTGCGCAGCGCGAAGGCGTGACCCATGTCATCTTTGGTCAGACGGCGCGCGGCCGCTGGGAGCTGCTCTGGCGAGGATCCACGCTCAACCGGTTCCTCAGCGCGGTGCCGGACGCCGCCGTGCAGGTTGTCCCACTTCAAGAGGTTTGA
- a CDS encoding SEC-C domain-containing protein: MAHTGKIGRNDLCSCGSGKKFKKCHGLTEPRSRANIMMFVLIGTLVIAGLAAAASSFTTDISHTAKSTGVWSAEHGHYH; encoded by the coding sequence ATGGCCCACACCGGAAAAATCGGCCGCAACGATCTCTGTTCGTGCGGCAGCGGGAAGAAGTTCAAGAAGTGCCACGGGCTCACGGAGCCCCGCAGCCGCGCCAACATCATGATGTTCGTGCTGATCGGAACGCTGGTGATTGCCGGACTCGCGGCCGCCGCCTCGTCATTCACCACCGACATCAGCCACACGGCCAAATCGACCGGCGTCTGGTCAGCGGAACACGGCCACTATCACTGA
- a CDS encoding beta-lactamase family protein: MARALALWCLVVAASSQAQGTWPEFRTYYRQALAQHAIVGSSAALLRQGVVVERAVEGMRDRSAGLPVDANTIFHWASITKTFTGIAIMRLRDEGRLTLDDPIVKYVPELRSISNSFGPVEQITIRHLLSHSAGFRSGTWPWGTGDAWQPFEPPGWSQLVGMMPYTRVEFAPGSKYQYSNPGLVFLGRAIEDVTNEPFETYIDKEILRPLGMTRTFFDRAPSFLRADRSHSYFVTDSGLVEAPFDFDSGITVSNGGLNAPVDDMAKYLAFLTGGRDAATTARYETILRRASLEEMWKPVVPVSSGVSMGLTFFLERHGGQDYIAHSGGQNGFISHFYLHPASGMSYLVAFNTQTTSAKEGEKRNTRALDAAVRDWLLSRLFAGGPSRQ; the protein is encoded by the coding sequence ATGGCCCGTGCACTTGCGCTTTGGTGTCTCGTCGTTGCCGCCTCCAGCCAGGCTCAGGGGACCTGGCCTGAGTTCCGCACGTACTATCGCCAGGCCCTCGCCCAACACGCCATCGTCGGCAGCAGCGCCGCGCTGTTGCGGCAGGGTGTGGTGGTGGAACGGGCGGTTGAAGGGATGCGTGATCGGTCGGCTGGGCTGCCCGTGGACGCCAACACCATCTTCCATTGGGCGTCGATCACCAAGACCTTCACCGGTATCGCCATCATGCGCCTGCGGGATGAAGGCCGGCTGACACTGGACGACCCCATCGTGAAATACGTACCGGAGTTGCGGTCGATTTCCAATTCGTTCGGCCCGGTCGAGCAGATCACGATCCGCCACCTGCTGTCACATTCGGCCGGGTTCCGCAGCGGTACGTGGCCCTGGGGCACGGGAGACGCCTGGCAGCCGTTCGAACCGCCCGGGTGGTCGCAGCTCGTGGGCATGATGCCGTATACGCGCGTCGAGTTCGCGCCGGGCTCGAAGTACCAGTACTCGAACCCGGGTCTGGTCTTCCTGGGCCGGGCCATCGAAGACGTCACCAATGAGCCGTTCGAGACATATATCGACAAGGAAATCCTGCGACCGCTGGGGATGACGCGGACGTTCTTCGACCGCGCGCCTTCCTTCCTGCGCGCCGACCGCTCGCACAGTTACTTCGTCACCGATTCAGGACTGGTTGAGGCGCCGTTTGACTTCGACAGCGGCATCACCGTGTCGAACGGTGGCTTGAATGCACCCGTTGACGATATGGCGAAGTACCTCGCGTTCCTGACTGGCGGCCGCGACGCGGCGACGACCGCGCGGTACGAGACCATCCTCAGGCGCGCCTCCCTCGAAGAGATGTGGAAACCGGTGGTGCCGGTGTCGAGTGGCGTATCAATGGGCCTGACGTTTTTCCTGGAGCGTCACGGCGGGCAGGACTACATCGCGCACAGCGGCGGCCAGAACGGCTTCATCTCGCACTTCTATCTGCATCCCGCGTCGGGCATGTCGTACCTGGTTGCGTTTAATACGCAGACGACGTCGGCGAAGGAAGGCGAGAAACGGAATACGCGCGCGCTGGATGCGGCGGTACGGGACTGGCTGCTGTCTCGACTGTTCGCAGGCGGTCCGTCCCGTCAGTGA